The Saccopteryx leptura isolate mSacLep1 chromosome 2, mSacLep1_pri_phased_curated, whole genome shotgun sequence genome has a window encoding:
- the LPO gene encoding LOW QUALITY PROTEIN: lactoperoxidase (The sequence of the model RefSeq protein was modified relative to this genomic sequence to represent the inferred CDS: inserted 8 bases in 6 codons; deleted 1 base in 1 codon; substituted 1 base at 1 genomic stop codon) — protein sequence MRFPPHVPGLLAXLTLLHGAAPATSAQATRTTVIADAVSQVQFQVNKAFLDSRSRLKAAMHSEAPTTQQLSEHLEHAKGQTRTAIRNGRVGEESLKRLRQRATSTNVTDPSPDLSELSQEVGCXCPVLVVRRHSSPYRSITGGCNSRRTPELGAANQALARWLLAKYVDRRSRSFGWAPWKKRNGFRTPLASEVSIQIACYLDEEGVPDQSMFLPFVQWGKIVHYDLDFAPDTELRSSEXSKAQCNKYCIQGDSSFPIVLPRNDPKVRTQGKCTPFFRAGFVXPTPPCQTLARQQIKALTAFLDASLVYGPEPSLAXRLCNLSSPLGLLAVNQKVWDHGLAYMPIDSKKQSPCEFVNTTARVPCFLAGESWIGTEEFKNLEVGSRGRPERLQEAARIITFRDYLPIVLGVEMQQWTPRYRGYNKSGDPRISNVXTFAFRFGRLEVPSTVSHLDEYYQPRGPELELPLHTLFFNSCRMVKDEVGSLAGGIGPLVQGPLARKSKLMKRIKXDVRKLRDRLFQPTHRVRGFDLAAINVQRCQDHGMPMSGPGYNSRRGSCDLSQPRTLAELGAVLQNKMLAEKLLDLYRTPDNIDIWLGGVAEPLVGRSRVGSLLACLLGKQFQKIRDGDRFWWENPGVFTEKQQDSLRKTSSSRLVCDNTHVTKVPLNPFHANSYPQRPVDCSTTEQLELSPWASAGN from the exons ATGCGGTTCCCTCCTCATGTCCCAGGCCTCCTAG TTCTGACTCTGCTCCACGGGGCAGCGCCCGCCACAAGTG CACAGGCCACCAGGACTACTGTCATCGCCGATGCTGTGAGCCAGGTCCAGTTCCAAGTCAACAAGGCCTTCCTGGATTCCCGGAGCAG GCTGAAGGCTGCCATGCACTCGGAGGCCCCCACCACCCAACAGCTCTCAGAGCACCTCGAGCATGCCAAGGGCCAGACGCGCACGGCCATCCGCAACGGGCGAGTAGGAGAGGAGTCCTTAAAGAGACTGAGGCAGAGAGCGACCTCGACCAACGTCACAG ACCCCAGTCCAGATTTGAGTGAGCTCTCTCAGGAGGTGGGCT GGTGCCCCGTCCTTGTGGTGCGACGCCACAGCAGCCCTTACCGCAGCATTACAGGGGGCTGTAATAGCAG GAGGACCCCCGAGCTGGGCGCTGCCAACCAGGCGCTAGCGCGCTGGCTGCTGGCAAAGTACGTGGACCGGCGCTCCCGGTCCTTCGGGTGGGCGCCCTGGAAGAAGCGGAATGGCTTCCGGACCCCGCTG GCCAGCGAGGTATCCATCCAGATTGCATGCTACCTGGATGAGGAGGGTGTTCCGGACCAAAGTATGTTCCTGCCCTTCGTGCAGTGGGGTAAAATTGTACACTATGACCTGGATTTTGCCCCTGACACTGAGCTGAGGAGCAGTGAGTAGTCCAAAGCGCAATGTAACAAGTACTGTATCCAGGGAGACAGCTCCTTCCCCATCGTG CTCCCACGCAATGACCCCAAGGTGAGGACCCAAGGGAAGTGCACGCCTTTCTTCCGAGCCGGGTTTG TCCCCACTCCGCCTTGCCAGACCCTGGCCCGGCAGCAGATCAAAGCTCTGACCGCCTTCCTGGACGCCAGCTTGGTGTATGGCCCCGAGCCCAGTCTGG AGCGTCTCTGCAACCTCAGCAGTCCTCTGGGCCTCCTGGCTGTCAACCAGAAGGTCTGGGACCATGGGCTGGCCTACATGCCCATTGACAGCAAGAAGCAAAGCCCCTGCGAGTTCGTCAACACCACTGCCCGTGTACCCTGCTTCTTGGCGGGTGAGTCTTGGATAGGGACAGAGGAGTTCAAGAACTTGGAGGTtgggagcagagggaggccaGAGAGACTTCAGGAGGCCGCGAG GATTATCACCTTTAGGGACTACCTACCCATTGTGCTAGGTGTTGAGATGCAGCAATGGACGCCTCGATACCGAGGCTACAACAAATCT GGGGACCCCCGAATTTCCAATGT CACCTTTGCCTTCCGCTTCGGCCGCTTAGAGGTCCCGTCCACTGTGTCCCACCTGGATGAGTACTACCAGCCCCGGGGTCCAGAACTGGAGCTCCCCCTGCATACCCTCTTCTTCAACAGCTGCAGGATGGTCAAGGATGA GGTGGGCTCCCTTGCAGGTGGCATTGGCCCTCTGGTGCAGGGCCCACTGGCCAGGAAGTCTAAGTTGATGAAGAGAATAAA TGACGTGAGGAAGCTGCGTGACAGGCTCTTTCAGCCCACCCACAGGGTCCGTGGCTTTGACCTGGCTGCCATCAACGTGCAGCGCTGCCAAGACCATGGAATGCCCATGAGTGGACCGG GGTATAACTCCCGGAGAGGGTCCTGTGACCTCTCGCAGCCCCGGACTCTGGCAGAGTTGGGAGCTGTGCTGCAGAACAAGATGCTGGCTGAGAAGTTACTGGATCTCTACAGGACCCCTGACAACATTGACATCTGGCTCGGGGGCGTCGCGGAGCCTCTGGTAGGAAGGAGCCGGGTGGGGTCTCTCCTGGCCTGCCTCCTGGGCAAGCAGTTCCAGAAGATTCGAGATGGAGACAG GTTCTGGTGGGAGAACCCAGGGGTCTTCACGGAGAAGCAGCAGGACTCGCTACGGAAAACGTCCTCCTCACGCCTTGTCTGTGACAACACCCATGTCACCAAGGTCCCGCTGAACCCATTCCATGCCAACAGCTACCCCCAAAGGCCTGTGGATTGCTCAACCACCGAACAGTTGGAGCTCTCACCCTGGGCCTCGGCGGGAAATTAG